In the genome of Salana multivorans, the window CGCGGCGCCCGCGGGTGCGTGCCGCCGGGGGCGGCGGCGCGTCCGACGTTGAGGACGAGCAGGCTCGTCCAGCCCGACTCCGCGAACAGGTCGGCGTCGAGCCCGGCGGCGTCGAACCCGCCCATCGGCCCGACGTGCAGGCCTCGCGCGCGCAGCGCGAGGACGAGGTAGCCGATCTGGAGCAGTGCGTTCGTCCGCGCCATGCCCGCGCGGCGCTCGGCGTGCGGCTCGAGCTCGTCGGCGAGGCCGGCGCGGTGCGGGGCCAGCGTGTCGAGCCGGGAGTGGAAGCGCGGGTCGGCGGCCGCGACCACGGCGAGCGGGGCGGCCAGCGTCTTGGCGCGGTTGCCCTCGCTCAGGTGTGACACGAGGCGCTCGCGCGCCTCGCCGCGCGGCACGACGGCCAGCCGCAGCGGCGAGACGTTCATCGCCGTCGGCCCCCACTTCGCCAGGTCGTAGGCGGCGAGCACCTCGGCCGGGTCGACGTCGTCGTCCGTGAAGGCGTTGACGGAGCGGGCCTCGCGGAAGAGCAGGTCGAGCGCGGCGTCGTCG includes:
- a CDS encoding malonic semialdehyde reductase, whose product is MTLTLDQTTAGIDTDLEALAGLDDAALDLLFREARSVNAFTDDDVDPAEVLAAYDLAKWGPTAMNVSPLRLAVVPRGEARERLVSHLSEGNRAKTLAAPLAVVAAADPRFHSRLDTLAPHRAGLADELEPHAERRAGMARTNALLQIGYLVLALRARGLHVGPMGGFDAAGLDADLFAESGWTSLLVLNVGRAAAPGGTHPRAPRLDAAEAVTVL